In the genome of Myxococcus stipitatus, one region contains:
- a CDS encoding zf-HC2 domain-containing protein gives MLKPHLTRDSAEQYILGALAPEKAAALEAHTLECEPCAVLLQEEAILSEQLTEVASSVPQRERVLRPAAWSGRKTLTSAAIAAIAASLALVMLPSKNPRGSTPTKPLDATAPSVALELDEDDAPTNVVACPDLATQDDCTRKATERGYLVMNPGGIAEVPRYEARTGLPEGAFNARGPVSL, from the coding sequence ATGCTTAAGCCCCACCTGACCCGCGACTCCGCGGAGCAATACATCCTGGGCGCCTTGGCCCCGGAGAAGGCGGCGGCGTTGGAGGCCCACACCCTGGAGTGTGAGCCTTGCGCCGTGCTGCTTCAGGAAGAGGCGATTCTGTCGGAGCAGCTCACCGAGGTCGCCAGCAGCGTCCCCCAGCGGGAGCGTGTCCTGCGTCCCGCCGCGTGGAGCGGGCGGAAGACCCTGACGAGCGCGGCCATCGCGGCCATCGCGGCCTCGCTCGCGCTGGTGATGCTCCCCAGCAAGAACCCGCGAGGGAGCACCCCCACGAAGCCGCTGGATGCGACCGCGCCCTCGGTGGCGCTGGAGCTGGACGAGGACGATGCCCCCACGAATGTCGTGGCCTGCCCGGACCTGGCCACTCAGGACGACTGCACACGGAAGGCAACAGAGCGAGGGTATCTGGTCATGAACCCCGGAGGCATCGCCGAGGTTCCCCGTTATGAGGCCCGCACGGGCCTCCCCGAGGGCGCGTTCAATGCCCGCGGGCCCGTGTCGCTGTGA
- a CDS encoding RNA polymerase sigma factor, producing the protein MSAAVQGLRMTTLRLSRDTEEPQEAARGSDEDALARKALAGDRAAWDALVARHHRRVVVSLLARGVRVDRAHELAQETWARLIQQQQRGLLTELRLPNLALTQAAFLAADDARRSRRESISGAVEELPERQHPVDPSVSAERRLLSEEQLSRAHAALAQVSPSARSVFLLACDGQELPHAEVAARVGLSVQRVRQILCEVRKKLRTALEEETHA; encoded by the coding sequence ATGAGTGCAGCCGTGCAGGGCCTGCGGATGACGACGCTTCGACTGTCGAGGGATACCGAAGAGCCGCAAGAGGCGGCGCGGGGGTCTGACGAGGACGCCCTGGCGCGAAAGGCCCTGGCCGGCGACCGGGCGGCGTGGGACGCACTGGTTGCGCGCCACCACCGCCGCGTCGTGGTATCGCTCCTGGCCCGAGGCGTCCGGGTGGACCGGGCGCATGAGCTGGCCCAGGAGACATGGGCGCGGCTCATCCAACAACAGCAACGCGGACTGCTGACGGAGCTGCGCCTGCCCAACCTCGCCCTCACCCAAGCGGCCTTCCTGGCCGCGGACGACGCCCGCCGCTCCCGGCGCGAGTCCATCTCCGGTGCGGTGGAGGAGCTGCCCGAGCGGCAGCATCCGGTGGACCCTTCCGTGTCCGCCGAGCGTCGATTGCTTTCCGAAGAGCAGTTGTCCCGCGCCCACGCCGCGCTCGCCCAGGTGTCGCCGAGCGCGCGGAGCGTGTTCCTCCTGGCCTGTGATGGCCAGGAGCTACCCCATGCCGAAGTCGCCGCCCGTGTCGGACTGTCCGTCCAGCGCGTGCGGCAGATCCTGTGCGAGGTGCGCAAGAAGCTGCGGACCGCGCTCGAGGAGGAGACCCATGCTTAA
- a CDS encoding PaaI family thioesterase, which translates to MSDSSSGPPARPTQAALDRYAELFNQSLTLRHFGARLSFPEGHNKVVVTLPELRPEHRGGVGSALAVNGGILAALFDLAIGTSGALVDPSRRCATVQLSMSFERPVTGDRLRVESEIDSQGLTLLFATARVYDGQDRVCGRCQGVVRLSNLPWASGESPATN; encoded by the coding sequence ATGTCCGACTCCTCCTCGGGTCCTCCCGCACGGCCCACCCAGGCCGCCCTGGACCGCTACGCCGAGCTCTTCAACCAGAGCCTCACGCTGCGTCACTTCGGCGCCCGGCTCTCCTTCCCGGAGGGCCACAACAAGGTCGTCGTCACCCTCCCCGAGCTGCGCCCCGAGCACCGGGGCGGCGTGGGCAGCGCCCTGGCCGTCAACGGGGGCATCCTCGCCGCCCTCTTCGACCTCGCCATCGGCACCAGCGGCGCCCTGGTGGACCCCAGCCGCCGCTGCGCCACCGTCCAGCTCTCCATGAGCTTCGAGCGCCCCGTCACGGGTGATCGCCTCCGCGTGGAGTCCGAAATCGACAGCCAGGGCCTCACCCTGCTCTTCGCCACCGCCCGCGTCTATGACGGCCAGGACCGCGTCTGCGGGCGCTGTCAGGGTGTGGTCCGACTCTCCAATCTCCCCTGGGCCTCGGGGGAAAGCCCCGCCACGAACTGA
- a CDS encoding ATP-dependent helicase, which translates to MNAHESALLEDLNPPQREAVLHIGGPLLVLSGAGSGKTRVITRRVAYLVKVHEVFPWRILAVTFTNKAAREMRERLVQLLGRQANDLVVSTFHSAAAMILRREAEHVGLTRSFVIYDDGDQLNVVKRAMREAGLEQSMQPRDILSRIDQEKNAARLPEDMEVEPGDERGMLVRKVYHAYQERLRAANAVDFGDLLLLLVSLFRKRPEVLENYRRRFHHVLVDEFQDTNPVQYALLKQLAPPPSANLVVVGDDDQSIYRWRGADVDNILNFPRQYPGAKVVKLEQNYRSDRNILDAAYEVIRKNTRRMDKKLWSDRPAGQTLQLMLNRDERMEAQEVARQILALQREGFIKYSSMAVFYRVNAQSRVLEEGLRLARVPYTLVSGRSFYDRAEVRDASAYLRLMVNPRSDADLLRIINTPARGIGDTTVERLTDHANTQGKSLYEVLSEPERVPALNSTAVKRLRTFHGLLKTLHDFAQGTTDAASAVDEMLRETKLVETLVAEGSDESNTRAENLREFLGAAQEFDLNRAAAAVAAASQPREEVPPEVDAAPLSADTPPLQAFLEQISLVGDADAEVGEGRVALMTLHAAKGLEFDAVFLTGLEDGVFPHSRALKGEDPDNGEEMAEERRLCYVGFTRARKRLFVSLAQCRSLFGELRYNPPSRFLRDVPPALFGISEQDVPEPPRAVATPPRKRTWDDDDGPRIDRSYSQTSDMDSVSGDVRGMRVRHEQFGVGRIVATDGTGPNAKVTVEFGGAVGLKRVIARFLMPG; encoded by the coding sequence GTGAACGCCCACGAATCCGCCCTCCTCGAAGACCTGAATCCCCCCCAGCGCGAGGCCGTGCTCCACATCGGCGGCCCGCTGCTCGTCCTGTCGGGCGCCGGCAGCGGCAAGACGCGCGTCATCACCCGCCGGGTGGCGTACCTGGTGAAGGTCCACGAGGTCTTCCCCTGGCGCATCCTGGCCGTGACGTTCACCAACAAGGCCGCGCGGGAGATGCGCGAGCGCCTGGTGCAGCTGCTGGGACGCCAGGCGAACGACCTGGTGGTGAGCACGTTCCACTCGGCGGCGGCCATGATCCTGCGTCGCGAGGCGGAGCACGTGGGGCTCACCCGCTCGTTCGTCATCTACGACGACGGGGACCAGCTCAACGTGGTGAAGCGGGCGATGCGGGAGGCGGGCCTGGAGCAGTCCATGCAGCCCCGCGACATCCTGAGCCGCATCGACCAGGAGAAGAACGCGGCGCGGCTCCCCGAGGACATGGAGGTGGAGCCCGGCGACGAGCGCGGCATGCTGGTGCGCAAGGTGTATCACGCGTACCAGGAGCGCCTGCGCGCGGCCAACGCCGTGGACTTCGGCGACCTGCTGCTCCTCCTGGTGTCGCTGTTCCGCAAGCGGCCGGAGGTGCTGGAGAACTACCGGCGCCGCTTCCACCACGTGCTGGTGGACGAGTTCCAGGACACCAACCCCGTGCAGTACGCGCTCCTGAAGCAGCTGGCCCCGCCGCCGTCCGCGAACCTCGTGGTGGTGGGCGACGATGACCAGTCCATCTACCGCTGGCGCGGCGCGGACGTGGACAACATCCTCAACTTCCCGCGCCAATACCCCGGCGCGAAGGTGGTCAAGCTCGAGCAGAACTACCGCTCGGACCGCAACATCCTGGATGCCGCCTACGAGGTCATCCGGAAGAACACGCGCCGGATGGACAAGAAGCTGTGGTCCGACCGGCCCGCCGGCCAGACGCTGCAGCTGATGCTCAACCGCGACGAGCGGATGGAGGCGCAGGAGGTGGCGAGGCAGATTCTCGCCCTCCAGCGTGAGGGCTTCATCAAGTACTCCAGCATGGCGGTCTTCTACCGGGTGAACGCGCAGAGCCGCGTGCTGGAAGAGGGGCTGCGGCTGGCGCGAGTCCCCTACACGCTGGTGAGCGGGCGCAGCTTCTACGACCGCGCGGAAGTGCGCGACGCCTCCGCGTACCTGCGGCTGATGGTGAATCCGCGCTCGGACGCGGACCTCCTGCGCATCATCAACACGCCGGCGCGCGGCATTGGCGACACCACGGTGGAGCGGCTGACGGACCACGCCAACACCCAGGGGAAGAGCCTGTACGAGGTGCTCTCCGAGCCCGAGCGTGTCCCCGCGCTGAACAGCACCGCGGTGAAGCGGCTGCGCACGTTCCACGGGTTGCTGAAGACGCTGCACGACTTCGCCCAGGGCACGACGGACGCGGCCAGCGCGGTGGACGAGATGCTTCGCGAGACGAAGCTCGTCGAGACGCTGGTGGCGGAAGGCAGCGACGAGTCGAACACGCGCGCGGAGAACCTTCGCGAGTTCCTGGGCGCGGCGCAGGAGTTCGACCTGAACCGCGCGGCGGCGGCGGTGGCCGCGGCGTCCCAGCCCCGCGAGGAGGTTCCTCCGGAGGTGGATGCCGCTCCGCTGTCGGCGGATACCCCGCCGCTGCAGGCGTTCCTCGAGCAGATCTCCCTGGTGGGCGACGCGGACGCCGAAGTGGGGGAGGGCCGCGTGGCGCTGATGACCCTCCACGCCGCCAAGGGCCTGGAGTTCGACGCGGTGTTCCTCACGGGCTTGGAGGACGGCGTCTTCCCGCACTCGCGAGCGCTCAAGGGGGAGGACCCGGACAACGGCGAGGAGATGGCCGAGGAGCGGCGCCTCTGCTACGTGGGCTTCACGCGGGCGCGCAAGCGGCTCTTCGTGAGCCTGGCGCAGTGCCGCTCGCTGTTCGGGGAGCTGCGCTACAACCCGCCCAGCCGCTTCCTGCGGGACGTGCCTCCGGCCTTGTTCGGCATCAGCGAGCAGGACGTGCCGGAGCCTCCCCGCGCCGTGGCGACGCCGCCGCGCAAGCGCACATGGGATGACGACGACGGTCCACGCATCGACCGCTCCTATTCACAGACGTCGGACATGGACTCGGTGAGCGGCGACGTGCGCGGCATGCGCGTGCGCCACGAGCAGTTCGGCGTGGGCCGAATCGTCGCCACGGATGGGACGGGACCCAATGCGAAGGTGACGGTGGAGTTCGGAGGCGCCGTGGGCCTCAAGCGTGTCATCGCCCGCTTCTTGATGCCGGGCTAG
- a CDS encoding PQQ-binding-like beta-propeller repeat protein — translation MAVGCREPAETAFRTSTDASSRAGLTPLPDGVLTGNEAGAVVRLDPSGGIVWRVALGREVATRPVVAGDSVIAGTVAGDLVRLALSNGTEQWRLTGEPPVLTPLVTSPEGTAVYVVAPDGAVRALAVDTGKVRWRAPPPKPDEAHLDTRRGLPAPVLAGGRLVVALGDVGLRALSPEDGGLAWHRELRNVQGLAVQGDVLYASTRDKRVWALQAKDGTPLWEKGFSEELTGPPSSALGVLWVGARKEESPLVLGLDPATGQEVARVDLPDLLTTTVAEVHGEVLLVPTQGRQGRLVALKRPTWERAFSLRTDTALRSQPVVIGEQVFVLGRDGRVLSWKLRPPERP, via the coding sequence ATGGCCGTGGGATGCCGGGAGCCCGCGGAGACGGCCTTCCGGACCTCCACCGATGCATCCTCCCGGGCGGGGCTGACGCCCCTGCCAGACGGGGTCCTCACCGGCAACGAGGCCGGCGCGGTGGTGCGACTGGACCCCAGCGGCGGCATCGTCTGGAGGGTGGCCCTGGGGAGGGAGGTGGCCACCCGGCCCGTGGTGGCGGGGGACAGTGTCATCGCTGGCACCGTGGCCGGGGACCTGGTGCGCCTGGCGCTCTCGAACGGCACCGAGCAGTGGAGGCTCACCGGAGAGCCCCCTGTCCTCACCCCCCTCGTGACTTCTCCGGAGGGGACCGCCGTGTATGTGGTGGCTCCGGACGGGGCGGTGCGAGCCCTCGCGGTGGACACCGGCAAGGTCCGCTGGAGGGCTCCGCCGCCCAAGCCCGACGAGGCCCACCTGGACACCCGCCGAGGGCTCCCCGCCCCCGTCCTCGCGGGAGGAAGGCTCGTCGTGGCGCTCGGCGACGTGGGCCTGAGGGCCCTGTCCCCGGAGGATGGCGGGCTCGCCTGGCACCGGGAGCTCCGGAACGTGCAGGGGCTCGCGGTGCAGGGGGACGTCCTCTACGCCAGCACGCGGGACAAGCGCGTCTGGGCCCTGCAGGCGAAGGACGGGACACCGCTGTGGGAGAAGGGCTTCTCGGAGGAGCTCACCGGACCGCCGTCGTCCGCCTTGGGGGTGCTGTGGGTGGGCGCGCGCAAGGAGGAGTCGCCACTGGTGTTGGGGCTCGACCCGGCGACCGGGCAGGAAGTGGCCCGGGTGGACCTGCCCGACCTGCTCACCACCACGGTCGCGGAGGTCCATGGGGAGGTGCTGCTGGTCCCCACCCAAGGGCGGCAGGGGCGGCTGGTGGCGCTGAAGCGGCCCACCTGGGAGCGCGCCTTCTCCCTTCGCACGGATACCGCCCTGCGCTCCCAGCCCGTCGTCATCGGGGAGCAGGTGTTCGTGCTGGGAAGGGACGGGCGCGTCCTCTCGTGGAAGCTGCGCCCACCTGAGCGGCCCTGA
- the add gene encoding adenosine deaminase, with protein sequence MPTIRDDEIPNATGIPSGARRTDLVPPPTLAVTEELLHALPKTDLHCHLDGSMRVKTILELAEQQKVKLPADTEDGLAKAIHMGEVCKSLEEYLVAFDVTLSVLQTADALYRAAYELAVDAAAENVRWLEVRYSPALHLQKGLKMTTVIDSVLEGLRVAKRETGIKCGVIVCGIRHINPQTSMRLAELAVAYKNRGVIGFDLAGAEASFPAKDHKDAFQLILKNNVNCTAHAGEAYGPESISQAIHNLGSHRIGHGTRLREDGDLLNYVNDHRIPLEVCPTSNVQTGAVSSLAAHPLKFYFDYGLRVTINTDNRLITDTTVTKELWIAHKELGLSLDDLTTIIVSGFKSAFLPFREKQDVLHAVNEEISRTLAAFDKKRHVSVMQPG encoded by the coding sequence ATGCCCACGATTCGCGACGACGAGATTCCCAACGCTACCGGCATCCCCTCCGGGGCCCGGCGGACGGACCTGGTTCCGCCTCCCACGCTGGCGGTGACCGAAGAGCTGCTCCACGCCCTTCCCAAGACGGACCTGCACTGCCACCTGGATGGCTCGATGCGGGTGAAGACCATCCTGGAGCTCGCCGAGCAGCAGAAGGTCAAGCTGCCCGCGGACACCGAGGATGGCCTGGCCAAGGCCATCCACATGGGCGAGGTCTGCAAGAGCCTGGAGGAGTACCTCGTCGCGTTCGATGTGACGCTCTCCGTGCTCCAGACGGCGGACGCGCTCTACCGCGCGGCCTATGAGCTGGCGGTGGACGCGGCGGCGGAGAACGTGCGCTGGCTGGAGGTGCGCTACTCGCCCGCGCTGCACCTGCAGAAGGGCCTGAAGATGACGACGGTCATCGACTCGGTGCTCGAGGGCCTGCGCGTCGCCAAGCGCGAGACGGGCATCAAGTGCGGCGTCATCGTCTGCGGCATCCGCCACATCAACCCGCAGACGTCCATGCGGCTGGCGGAGCTCGCGGTGGCGTACAAGAACCGCGGCGTCATCGGCTTCGACCTCGCGGGCGCCGAGGCCAGCTTCCCCGCGAAGGACCACAAGGACGCCTTCCAGCTCATCCTCAAGAACAACGTCAATTGCACCGCCCACGCGGGCGAGGCGTACGGCCCCGAGTCCATCTCCCAGGCCATCCACAACCTGGGCTCGCACCGCATCGGCCACGGCACGCGGCTGCGCGAGGACGGGGACCTGCTCAACTACGTCAACGACCACCGCATCCCGCTGGAGGTCTGCCCCACGTCCAACGTGCAGACGGGCGCGGTGTCCAGCCTCGCGGCGCACCCGCTGAAGTTCTACTTCGACTACGGCCTGCGGGTGACCATCAACACCGACAACCGCCTCATCACCGACACCACGGTGACGAAGGAGCTCTGGATCGCGCACAAGGAGCTGGGCCTGTCGCTGGACGACCTGACCACCATCATCGTCTCCGGCTTCAAGAGCGCCTTCCTTCCGTTCCGCGAGAAGCAGGACGTGCTGCACGCGGTGAACGAGGAGATCTCCAGGACGCTGGCCGCCTTCGACAAGAAGCGGCACGTGTCGGTGATGCAGCCCGGGTGA
- a CDS encoding SDR family NAD(P)-dependent oxidoreductase has translation MDLELSGKVVLVTGSSDGLGAAVARRLVREGARVALCARGAERLEATAAALRAEGGDVLAMQADVSKAYELEHFVDAAQARWGRVDGLVNNAGSAAGKPFASVTDAEWEADLQLKLFAAVRASRHVLPHLSASGGGSIVNVLSIRAKEPGAQSTPSSVTRAAGMALMKALSKELGPRDIRVNAVLVGMIESGQWEKRAQKAGKPLAEIQAELARNAGVPLGRIGKPEEFADVVAFLLSPRAGYISGTAINVDGGLSGAV, from the coding sequence ATGGACTTGGAGTTGAGTGGCAAGGTGGTGTTGGTGACGGGCAGCTCGGACGGGCTGGGGGCGGCGGTGGCCCGGCGGCTCGTTCGGGAGGGGGCTCGCGTCGCCCTCTGTGCCCGGGGGGCGGAGCGGCTGGAGGCGACCGCGGCGGCGCTGAGGGCCGAAGGTGGGGACGTGCTCGCGATGCAGGCGGACGTGTCCAAGGCCTACGAGCTGGAGCACTTCGTGGACGCCGCGCAAGCGCGGTGGGGCAGGGTGGACGGGCTCGTGAACAACGCGGGCTCGGCGGCGGGAAAGCCCTTCGCCTCGGTGACGGACGCGGAGTGGGAAGCGGACCTGCAGCTCAAGTTGTTCGCGGCCGTGCGCGCGTCGCGCCATGTGCTGCCTCACCTGAGCGCGTCTGGCGGCGGGTCCATCGTCAACGTGCTGTCGATTCGCGCGAAGGAGCCTGGTGCGCAGTCCACGCCGTCCTCGGTGACTCGCGCGGCGGGCATGGCGCTCATGAAGGCGCTGTCCAAGGAGCTCGGGCCGCGCGACATCCGCGTGAATGCCGTGCTCGTGGGCATGATTGAGAGCGGCCAGTGGGAGAAGCGGGCACAGAAGGCCGGCAAGCCGCTGGCGGAGATTCAGGCGGAGCTGGCGCGCAACGCGGGCGTCCCCCTGGGCCGCATCGGCAAGCCGGAGGAGTTCGCGGACGTGGTGGCCTTCCTGCTGTCGCCCCGCGCGGGCTACATCAGCGGCACGGCCATCAACGTCGATGGTGGGTTGTCCGGCGCGGTGTAG
- a CDS encoding RtcB family protein, whose protein sequence is MQPKLNRLLRALAREGLEVTYDGRLYSVRLQADANAPPAEVLLPPDLPVEGKAFQQLAHLAALKHPSGGKVLRVRATPDFHPGDSGVAIGSVLHTRGLVVPGAVGTDINCGMRLHVADLSVDDFLARRDAFVERMKGHYFFGTRDVAMSSRASTALLRDGIPGWLLETLDAPLGCARDADLKQLDAEVERIHLGGVLRGNPDWAPEALTREGVVRDAGLATIGGGNHFVEVQRVEAVEDRSRAWAWGVREGQLAFMIHSGSRDVGKHVGVAWRDRTRKAWPRGAPFPDSGILPLADETLVSQYLEAEATAANYAFLNRLLLAELLRQTLRELFGDVEAPLVYDVPHNLTLPYEGGWLARKGACPAAAEQPVIIPGSMGATSFLMVGCGDARALESASHGAGRARSRFSLARAGADQSEAALGLKGVDCISLREERRVEEAPAAYKPIRPVVDSQVEAGIVREVARLSPLLTFKA, encoded by the coding sequence ATGCAGCCGAAACTGAATCGGCTCCTGCGGGCGCTTGCCCGTGAGGGGCTCGAGGTGACCTATGACGGTCGCCTCTACTCCGTGCGCCTCCAGGCCGACGCGAACGCGCCGCCCGCCGAGGTGCTTCTTCCCCCGGACCTGCCCGTCGAGGGCAAGGCCTTCCAACAACTCGCGCACCTCGCGGCCTTGAAGCACCCCAGCGGTGGCAAGGTCCTCCGCGTGCGCGCCACGCCCGACTTCCACCCCGGAGACTCCGGTGTGGCCATCGGCTCGGTGCTCCACACGCGAGGACTCGTCGTCCCTGGCGCCGTGGGCACCGACATCAACTGTGGCATGCGCCTGCACGTCGCCGACCTGTCCGTCGACGACTTCCTGGCTCGACGCGATGCCTTCGTCGAGCGCATGAAGGGCCACTACTTCTTCGGCACGCGGGACGTGGCCATGTCCTCGCGCGCCTCCACGGCGCTGCTTCGCGACGGCATTCCAGGGTGGCTCCTGGAGACGCTGGATGCTCCCCTGGGGTGTGCTCGCGACGCGGACCTGAAGCAGCTCGACGCGGAGGTGGAGCGCATCCACCTGGGCGGCGTGCTGCGAGGCAACCCGGACTGGGCTCCCGAGGCACTCACCCGCGAAGGCGTGGTGCGTGACGCGGGCCTGGCCACCATCGGCGGAGGGAACCACTTCGTCGAGGTGCAGCGCGTGGAGGCCGTGGAGGACCGGTCGCGAGCTTGGGCCTGGGGTGTTCGCGAAGGGCAGCTCGCCTTCATGATTCACTCCGGCAGCCGGGACGTGGGCAAGCACGTGGGCGTGGCGTGGAGGGACAGGACCCGCAAGGCCTGGCCTCGGGGGGCACCGTTCCCCGACAGCGGCATCCTCCCCCTGGCGGACGAGACCCTCGTCTCCCAGTACCTGGAGGCCGAGGCCACCGCCGCCAACTACGCCTTCCTCAACCGCCTGCTGCTCGCGGAGCTCTTGCGCCAGACGCTGCGCGAGCTGTTCGGCGACGTGGAGGCGCCGCTCGTCTACGACGTGCCCCACAACCTCACCCTCCCGTACGAGGGCGGCTGGCTGGCTCGCAAGGGGGCGTGCCCGGCCGCCGCGGAGCAGCCCGTCATCATCCCCGGCTCCATGGGCGCCACCTCCTTCCTCATGGTGGGGTGTGGCGACGCACGGGCGCTGGAGTCCGCGTCCCATGGCGCGGGCCGGGCGCGCTCCCGCTTCTCCCTGGCCCGCGCCGGTGCGGACCAGAGCGAGGCCGCGCTGGGCTTGAAGGGCGTGGACTGCATCTCCCTGCGCGAGGAGCGCCGGGTGGAGGAGGCCCCCGCCGCCTACAAGCCCATCCGCCCGGTGGTGGACTCGCAGGTGGAGGCCGGCATCGTGCGCGAGGTGGCTCGGCTGTCTCCGTTGCTCACCTTCAAGGCCTGA
- a CDS encoding GNAT family N-acetyltransferase, translated as MGASGGLHLRPARDSDRRALWRIHTEAVETLCQGVYAPDELNTWVSLLRPEGYLRPDRPRTVLVAERGRRMVGFGQLDPRQGELEALYVVPDEVGRGVGSQLLAALESVAWGDGTPLLGLDASLNAENFYRHRGYVSLHPARRPLTARVQLACVRMQKRRPVTASRQEPAAGAMTPT; from the coding sequence ATGGGCGCGTCGGGGGGCCTCCACCTCAGGCCAGCGCGCGACTCGGACCGGCGCGCGCTGTGGCGCATCCACACCGAGGCGGTGGAGACGCTCTGCCAGGGGGTCTATGCCCCCGACGAGCTCAACACCTGGGTGAGCCTGCTGCGGCCGGAGGGCTATCTGCGCCCGGACCGGCCGCGCACGGTGCTGGTGGCGGAGCGCGGCCGGAGGATGGTGGGCTTCGGCCAGCTCGACCCGCGCCAGGGAGAGCTGGAGGCCCTCTACGTGGTGCCGGACGAAGTGGGCCGGGGCGTGGGCTCCCAGCTGCTGGCCGCGCTGGAGTCGGTGGCGTGGGGAGACGGCACGCCGCTGTTGGGGCTGGATGCGAGCCTCAACGCGGAGAACTTCTACCGCCACCGGGGCTACGTCTCGCTGCACCCGGCACGCAGGCCGCTGACGGCACGGGTGCAGCTGGCCTGTGTGCGGATGCAGAAGCGGCGGCCGGTGACGGCGTCGCGCCAGGAGCCGGCCGCCGGGGCGATGACACCTACCTGA
- the glgC gene encoding glucose-1-phosphate adenylyltransferase, which produces MSKVLAMILAGGAGTRLEPLTRERAKPAVPFGGRYRIIDFALSNFTNSGVYRVKVLTQYKSDSLNNHLSRAWRMSAFLGHYVEAVPAQMRTGVDWYKGSADAIYQNLNIITDEEPDFIFVFGADHVYRMDTRQMLDFHIAKRAACTVAAIPVPIEQGREFGIIDVGPDGRMRQFLEKPQNPPPMPGNPKMCLASMGNYLFTTEVLVQEVVRDAANETSAHDFGKSIISELYKNAPVYVYDFAQNEIAGQESKERGYWRDVGNIDVYYQSNMELVEVDPIFNLYNDRWPIHTQSHNYPPAKFVFADTENSRVGHATDSLVSEGCIISGGHVNRSVLSPKVRVNSYSEVEASILFENVTIGRRSRVRKAIIDKNVEIPPGTTIGYDPVEDKRRFHVTPDGVVVIPKGMKVT; this is translated from the coding sequence ATGTCCAAGGTCCTGGCGATGATTCTTGCGGGAGGCGCGGGCACGCGCCTGGAGCCGCTCACGCGCGAGCGGGCCAAGCCCGCCGTCCCCTTCGGGGGGCGCTATCGCATCATCGATTTCGCCCTCTCCAACTTCACCAACTCCGGGGTGTACCGGGTCAAGGTGCTCACCCAATACAAGAGCGACTCGCTCAACAACCACCTGTCGCGCGCGTGGCGGATGTCCGCCTTCCTGGGGCACTACGTGGAAGCGGTGCCGGCGCAGATGCGGACGGGCGTGGACTGGTACAAGGGCAGCGCCGACGCCATCTACCAGAACCTCAACATCATCACGGACGAGGAGCCCGACTTCATCTTCGTCTTCGGCGCGGACCACGTGTACCGGATGGACACGCGGCAGATGCTCGACTTCCACATCGCGAAGCGGGCGGCGTGCACCGTGGCCGCCATCCCCGTGCCCATCGAGCAGGGGCGCGAGTTCGGCATCATCGACGTGGGGCCGGACGGGCGCATGCGCCAGTTCCTGGAGAAGCCCCAGAATCCGCCGCCCATGCCGGGCAACCCGAAGATGTGCCTGGCCTCCATGGGCAACTACCTCTTCACCACGGAGGTGCTGGTGCAGGAGGTGGTGCGCGACGCGGCCAACGAGACGAGCGCGCACGACTTCGGCAAGTCCATCATCAGCGAGCTGTACAAGAACGCGCCCGTCTACGTGTACGACTTCGCGCAGAACGAGATTGCCGGCCAGGAGTCCAAGGAGCGCGGGTACTGGCGGGACGTGGGGAACATCGACGTCTACTACCAGTCCAACATGGAGCTGGTGGAGGTGGACCCCATCTTCAACCTCTACAACGACCGCTGGCCCATCCACACGCAGTCCCACAACTACCCTCCGGCCAAGTTCGTCTTCGCGGACACGGAGAACTCGCGCGTGGGACATGCAACGGACTCACTGGTGTCCGAGGGTTGCATCATCTCCGGCGGGCACGTGAACCGGTCCGTGCTGTCCCCGAAGGTGCGCGTCAACTCCTACTCGGAGGTGGAGGCGTCCATCCTCTTCGAGAACGTCACCATCGGCCGCCGCAGCCGCGTGCGGAAGGCCATCATCGACAAGAACGTGGAGATTCCGCCGGGGACGACCATCGGCTACGACCCGGTGGAGGACAAGCGGCGCTTCCACGTGACGCCGGACGGGGTGGTGGTCATCCCCAAGGGCATGAAAGTCACCTGA